A stretch of Gossypium hirsutum isolate 1008001.06 chromosome A06, Gossypium_hirsutum_v2.1, whole genome shotgun sequence DNA encodes these proteins:
- the LOC107963586 gene encoding uncharacterized protein isoform X1, with protein MEVEDFVTPTAAFENPRRSTSLTSLRIANGGSLRNSFLYAKLREEPIKLSVRKLDGSFFDVEILKMATIADLKLAVEHVFSQMPDQGLGEISWPHVWGHFCLCYDAQKLVSDTDQVVKYGIRDGHQLHFVRHVSSVYNLKKARSKRSVARKRPYLIKSTSILKSTLKSKENDEEVYALDNDIANQRCHSLKKNHSFNDNKYQSPIIPKECQFRHSWRGFYSYSRMPSIKNRATSSKGRAFHSKYNCGFLGKFRNIIHMWDSAKCALVRQD; from the exons ATGGAAGTGGAGGATTTTGTTACCCCAACGGCTGCTTTTGAGAACCCACGGAGGTCAACCTCATTGACTTCTTTGAGGATTGCCAATGGCGGTTCCCTTCGTAATAGTTTTCTTTATGCTAAGCTTCGTGAAGAACCCATCAAGCTCTCTGTTCGCAAATTGGATGGATCTTTCTTTg ATGTCGAAATATTAAAGATGGCTACCATTGCAGACCTGAAGCTTGCAGTGGAGCATGTGTTTAGTCAAATGCCAGATCAAGGGCTCGGCGAGATTTCATG GCCGCATGTTTGGGGACATTTTTGCTTGTGTTATGATGCTCAGAAGCTGGTTTCAGACACTGATCAGGTCGTAAAATATGGCATCAGAGACGGTCATCAG CTTCACTTTGTTAGGCATGTCTCCTCCGTATACAACCTGAAAAAGGCTCGATCAAAGAGGAGTGTTGCTCGAAAACGACCATATCT AATAAAATCAACTTCAATCTTAAAAAGCACTCTAAAAAGTAAAGAGAACGATGAAGAAGTCTATGCCTTGGACAATGATATAGCAAACCAAAGATGCCATAGCCTCAAGAAGAACCATAGCTTCAATGATAATAAATATCAAAGCCCTATAATACCTAAAGAATGCCAATTTCGTCACTCATGGAGAGGCTTTTATTCATATTCAAGGATGCCAAGCATAAAAAATAGAGCAACATCTAGCAAAGGTAGGGCTTTCCATTCAAAATATAATTGTGGTTTTTTGGGTAAGTTTAGGAATATCATACATATGTGGGATAGTGCAAAGTGTGCACTAGTGAGGCAGGACTAG
- the LOC107963586 gene encoding U11/U12 small nuclear ribonucleoprotein 25 kDa protein isoform X2 — protein sequence MEVEDFVTPTAAFENPRRSTSLTSLRIANGGSLRNSFLYAKLREEPIKLSVRKLDGSFFDVEILKMATIADLKLAVEHVFSQMPDQGLGEISWPHVWGHFCLCYDAQKLVSDTDQVVKYGIRDGHQLHFVRHVSSVYNLKKARSKRSVARKRPYLG from the exons ATGGAAGTGGAGGATTTTGTTACCCCAACGGCTGCTTTTGAGAACCCACGGAGGTCAACCTCATTGACTTCTTTGAGGATTGCCAATGGCGGTTCCCTTCGTAATAGTTTTCTTTATGCTAAGCTTCGTGAAGAACCCATCAAGCTCTCTGTTCGCAAATTGGATGGATCTTTCTTTg ATGTCGAAATATTAAAGATGGCTACCATTGCAGACCTGAAGCTTGCAGTGGAGCATGTGTTTAGTCAAATGCCAGATCAAGGGCTCGGCGAGATTTCATG GCCGCATGTTTGGGGACATTTTTGCTTGTGTTATGATGCTCAGAAGCTGGTTTCAGACACTGATCAGGTCGTAAAATATGGCATCAGAGACGGTCATCAG CTTCACTTTGTTAGGCATGTCTCCTCCGTATACAACCTGAAAAAGGCTCGATCAAAGAGGAGTGTTGCTCGAAAACGACCATATCT AGGATGA